The DNA sequence TGTTATGGTTGTGGCTGAAGTGTCTGAAGAGCTTTCTCCCCCTCCACATTGCAGGGGCAGCTGAAATGCACTCGGGTTGTTTAGCAGAGCTAACCAGGCTGTTACGGTAGATACTGAGACTGAGGATTGTATTGAGCTAGAATATAGCCGCATGGTGTGGAGGACTGAGAAGGTGAGGCAGTTCTGCCCCATGCTGCCTTCCACCGGTTACGACCTCCAAAATCGAAGGGCTGCCCAGGCAGAGGATGTCCCCCTGCCACCCTCGGAGGGGCAGCGCTGTGCTGGCCGACATTTGTGATGCGGCTTGTCCCTGGCTCAGGTGAGGCTTCCACTAGGTCAAAAGGATTAAGACGTCAAAGTCAGTGCTTCTCACCTTGTGCCCACTTTAACTCCTAACAGATGGCATTCACTTGTGCAACACTCCCTCTGGGCAttccagtttttaaagaaacCCGGAGAGGTAAAAAGCATGACAATAATCGGTCACCTCTGGCTCTATTAGGGGCACATCAGTAAGGATGACTCTCAGACTTTGGCACAAGTAAGACAATCTGCGGGTTTATGTGCAGTTTCCAAGCTTTAGCTCAAGCATATCAGAATGCAAAGCAATACTCTTGATGTTATAAGAAACGTATAAAAAAGGTATAAAACGTATAAAAAAGGACCTTGGGAAAGATCAGATTCAATATagaaggaaatagaaattttaaaaaagaaaaaagtatagaaaaaattataagtctagttagataatttaaaaaatgtttataacacATCTTACCCCGTTTAGCAACCATAATGTTACATAACCATAATATTTACTGGCCACAAAAATACCATTCTTGAAGGTGGTCTGTAACTCCTCATCCTACTTTCCCCCACTTTTGAGACTTCAGCAATGTAATAAATCTCTTGGGGGGAAATGTAGCCTTTAATTTCTAAAGATTTTTTATGCTAATTGGTCTTTATCATGAGTGACCATATTTAAATCAATGCCTGTATATCAGAAGACATGTAAATAGCCATTTCCTTGTTAGAAGACGCATGGTACTTGTCTTTTTTGATGATTCTGGTAGATctgttatcttttttaaaaaatgagatatgttggccgggcgcggtggctcaagcctgtaatcccagcactttgggaggccgagacgggcggatcacgaggtcaggaaatcgagaccatcctggctaacacagtgaaaccccgtctctactaaaaaaatacaaaaaactagccgggcgaagtggcgggcgcctgtagtcccagctactcgggaggctgaggcaggagaatagcgtaaacccgggaggcggagcttgcagtgagctgcaatccggccactgcgctccagcctgggcgacagagcgagactccgtctcaaaaaaataaaaaataaaaaataaattaaaaaataacaataaatgagATATGTTAAATGTCATACATGATCCAGAGTGGACCTGCTTGGTGGGAAAAAGAATACTTAGCTTTAGAAAAGTACAGTGCATCTCTAACAAGACTATTAGCAACTGAATTCATAGTTTACACTAAATGCTACTGTTACTATAGCAGCTTAGTTTTCCTATTCTCATCTTTGTCTTCAGTTTTTTCCAGTTGTGTTTAACAAGAAAGATTCTGGAACTTTGTCATCTCCATGGCTGCTGGTTCAAAATCTGACAGCATGAGCAGCACTGATCTCACTGTACCTGGGTCTCACCTTGCCCTTTTCTCCCTAAGTTCTCAAAAGAGGTCAAGAAGTCTGTCATGTGTTTTCTTGTCATTGTTTTTCAACTTTCAAAGCAAATTCATCTAGAATCACACATTTGGTCCTTTGTGAACTTATTTCCTAAGGAATAAACTTCACCTTTTTTTTGTATTCCCTTTTCTTTAATAGGTTATTGCAGTGGTGAATTATTTTCCTAACAAAAAAGACTGCGGTGACAGTCATTGCATTATGTTTGGATCCTTTTAACAGATTTTGTGTTGAACAAAGCAAgacattattacttttatttctttttcttccttaattaAAAGTATTGAGCAAACTTTGTATCTTGCCAATATGTAGAGGGGATCTTTTAGTTAGcacaaacaataaagaaaactaattttatttgttttattccttgGGGATCTATGAAAGGGTTAGAAAAAGTGAACGAGGGCATGGCGCTGCTCATTATTTCTAGTATCTATCTTTAAGGTGGTTTGAATGCATTTCTTTCACTGGCCTGCCTGTCCTCTGAATTTACTCCTAGCACTGCTGATGGTTCTTCGGAACTCAGGAATCCTGTTGCATGCCTTGTTTCTACCCGTGGAACCTGAGATGGTTGGAAACCCTGAGGCAATGACAGAGACCCCAGAGTCCTTGGGAAATGACCCACTGTCTAATTTAAAGGTAAAAATTTAGAGTGCTGCTTTGGATATTGCCATTTCCTAAATGTGCATATCTTAAAAGCATTGCTTTCAGTACTGCCGATTTTCTCATAGTAGATTGTTTTTATAAtcacaaaaacatatttttatcttgAAAAGCATACAGTCgttgaaagctttttaaaaggcTGTTCACCACTGGCTCTTCCACTCCTGaagtttaagaaacaaaattttcattCCCAAAGCTTTGTTCTGGTCATTGCTGAAGTGTGCTGTGCAGCACCCAGAGAAGACTGCATAAGGAAGCCTCGCTGTTATTCTGAAGACAGtaccttttttattgttgttgttattgttaagaAAGCAGAGACTAGTTAAAGCTAACACAGACACTGCACGGAGTTAGCTAGTTCTTTCCGTTCAAGCAGCTTAGCCTCCCGCTATTAGTATAAATACTTGTTGACTAGGGATCCACTTGATTTCAAAGAGGATTCCTAGTATAGGAAGGGCtagacatttttaagttttttcccTGAGGAATCAACACTTAATACTGAAGATTAATTAGAAACCTAGAAATCTACCCACACTATAGGATTTTTATGGGTAAGAAAATGGAGGGCGGCATGCTTTCTTAGACTAACTGTAGTCTAGGAACTGTGTGCGTGATCCTAACACTCATTATTATTCTTCCCCTGCTCCCCAGCGTGCGGGCGCCGCAGAATGAGTGGCGAGCCGGCCTGCACCATGGACGAGGCCCGCGGGCTAGACGACGCGGCGGCACGGGGCGGTCAGTGTCTGGGACTGGGGCCAGCGCCAATGCCTCCCGGCCGCCTGGGGGCGCCGTACTCCGAGGCCTGGGGCTACTTCCATCTGGCCCCGGGGCGCCCCGGGCATCCGTCGGGCCACTGGGCCACCTGCCGTCTGTGCGGGGAGCAGGTGGGCCGCGGCCCGGGCTTCCACGCAGGGACCTCGGCACTGTGGAGGCACCTGAGGAGCGCGCACCGGCGGGAGCTGGAGAGCAGCGGCGCCCGGCACTCACCACCTGCCGCGCCCTGCCCGCCGCCGCCAGTCCCTGCTGCAGCCCCCGAGGGCGACTGGGCGCGCCTGCTGGAACAGATGGGCGCACTGGCTGTGCGCGGCAGCCGGCGAGAGCGGGAGCTGGAGCGGCGTGAGGTGGCCGTGGAGCAGGGTGAGCGCGCCCTGGAGCGGAGGCGGAGGGCACTGCAGGAGGAGGAGCGCGCCGCGGCCCAGGCGCGCCGGGAGCTGCAGGCCGAGCGGGAGGCGCTGCAGGCGCGGCTGCGGGAGGTGAGCCGCCGTGAGGGCGCCTTGGGTTGGGCCCCCACTGCGCTGCCGCTCAAGGACGACCCCGAGGGGGACAGGGACAGCTGCGTCATCACAAAGGTCCTCCTGTAGGGGTGTGGCCACTTCCCCACCCCAGGCCAGCGCTTCTCCGACCAACGCCTTCAGCCCCCGCTGGGACCGAAGCCAGGCCCGCAGCAGCCGCTACTGACTTGGAAGCTCCAGCTAACTGTAGGGCCTTCCGCGCCCTAAGACTTCAGCTTGAGAAGCACTTCGAAGCCAGAGCAGAACCAAAACTCACCTCCATGGGGTCACCTGGGGTGCCTGGGCGGCCTTTCGTGGGCATGCATGCAAGGATGCACACACGGAACACCCGAGAGCTCCAGCAGCCCCGTGAACCCAGACCCCCTGGTGCCATGACCACTTAGGGCTGGGAACCCGAACCTGGTGACTTTGAAAGGATAGAGCGCTTCATTCCATACCAAAGACTTATCACACCATGTGCCTCCAGCAGCCCAAGGTGGAGGGTGCGGGGAAATGAGAAAGCTTTTTACCCAAAAAAAGAGTTCCTAATGCATAATCTGCCCAATACTACGTTCTGAAGGGTCGGAGGGATGTCCCCTCTAGTTTCCGTGACTGCTGTAGACCCGCATCATCTCTAGCCCTCATCGGGGCAGTCCCAAAGAGCCCCCTTTTTTACTCCCCATATTATTCAACCAATACCAGGTGCACTCTGTCTCCCCTCGGCCATCTTTCCCTTGGTTCAGACCTAACGACAAGTGTGGCACATATGTTCACTTTCAGGCCTCACATCTGCCACCTTAGCAAGACATCACCTCATCCCCTTGTCACTAGGAAGAGGGTTTCTTCCCCACGTGTCGTCATAGTCCTCACCTCTGGGCTGAAGGGGAAAGCATCCCTTCACATAAGGCTATGTCTTTCTGTCATTTTCCATCCCATTCCTCTCTCACGTTTACTGGGTCTTTCCTCCTGTAGTATTCCCCCTTTCGCTGTCTCAgtccctccctttcccccaggATCTTCCTCATCAATACTCAGTCTCCCTTTCTTACTGAAAAGAAAGACTTAACCCGGAAGGGCCAACAAGTCCTTGCTACCTATACTTCCTCCCCAGTTTTTACTCCTTCACTCTGATTCAGTTTTCTCTGCTACAGTGGAC is a window from the Rhinopithecus roxellana isolate Shanxi Qingling chromosome 3, ASM756505v1, whole genome shotgun sequence genome containing:
- the ZBED3 gene encoding zinc finger BED domain-containing protein 3, producing the protein MSGEPACTMDEARGLDDAAARGGQCLGLGPAPMPPGRLGAPYSEAWGYFHLAPGRPGHPSGHWATCRLCGEQVGRGPGFHAGTSALWRHLRSAHRRELESSGARHSPPAAPCPPPPVPAAAPEGDWARLLEQMGALAVRGSRRERELERREVAVEQGERALERRRRALQEEERAAAQARRELQAEREALQARLREVSRREGALGWAPTALPLKDDPEGDRDSCVITKVLL